In a genomic window of Flavobacterium lipolyticum:
- a CDS encoding PD-(D/E)XK nuclease family protein — MLHNTNSLTTFLSKLSVLNYKYRLLENDKEQFNIFKVLHKETDEVRLHSRFISVLLSPESTHNKKETFLKLFLEQLSIENFDTTNVKVYPTESQKSEFKEIDILIINRVSKQAIIIENKIWAGDSNHYHRGQLEGYYDLIHLSENIPKENIYVLYLTLDGHYPTVESLGKFGSLDNMNGKTIDYEHEIQTWLTLCLQECISHPFLRESIIQYINLIKQMSNDFTNMEERLEIINLISSSSENMSSAKLLVENFKHVKWHTVWDFWYELSIELEKEGYIVNLKPSKEDVTCTTHFEVYKKSYEASNDYGLRLSLNGKIQLFIWNGTGDDWLYWGIYPQGLQLDKLLTIESLGCFNKNETEYWKYFDLCSQENIFFPDFSYKGTFNLIDRNYRKMMITEKIVHEINSYVGTILNE, encoded by the coding sequence ATGTTACACAACACAAATAGCTTAACAACTTTTCTTTCCAAATTATCCGTACTTAATTATAAATACAGATTACTTGAAAATGACAAAGAACAGTTCAATATTTTCAAAGTATTGCATAAGGAGACTGATGAAGTGAGACTGCACTCTAGATTTATCTCAGTTTTATTATCACCCGAAAGTACGCATAACAAAAAAGAAACTTTTTTAAAATTATTCCTTGAGCAATTATCAATAGAAAACTTTGACACGACCAATGTAAAAGTTTACCCGACAGAATCTCAAAAATCTGAATTCAAAGAAATCGATATTTTAATTATTAATAGAGTTTCAAAACAAGCAATTATAATTGAGAATAAAATTTGGGCTGGTGATTCAAATCACTATCACAGAGGCCAACTAGAAGGTTATTATGATTTAATACATTTAAGTGAAAATATCCCTAAAGAGAATATCTATGTACTCTACTTAACATTAGACGGACATTATCCAACAGTGGAGAGCCTTGGAAAATTTGGTAGTTTAGATAACATGAATGGAAAAACTATTGATTATGAACACGAAATACAAACTTGGTTGACACTTTGCTTACAGGAATGTATCTCCCATCCCTTTTTAAGGGAAAGCATTATTCAGTACATAAATTTAATAAAACAAATGTCAAACGATTTTACAAATATGGAAGAGAGATTAGAAATTATAAATCTGATTTCTAGCAGCAGTGAAAATATGTCAAGCGCAAAACTTCTTGTTGAAAATTTTAAACATGTGAAATGGCATACTGTCTGGGATTTTTGGTATGAATTAAGTATTGAACTCGAAAAGGAAGGTTATATCGTAAATTTAAAACCGAGCAAGGAAGATGTCACTTGTACAACACATTTTGAGGTTTACAAAAAATCTTATGAAGCATCAAACGATTATGGCTTGAGACTATCGTTAAATGGAAAGATTCAATTATTCATATGGAATGGAACCGGAGACGATTGGCTTTATTGGGGAATTTATCCTCAGGGACTCCAATTGGACAAGTTATTAACAATAGAATCTTTAGGCTGTTTTAATAAAAATGAAACTGAATATTGGAAATATTTCGATTTATGTAGTCAAGAAAACATCTTCTTTCCAGATTTTTCATATAAAGGAACTTTCAATCTTATTGATAGAAATTATAGAAAAATGATGATTACAGAAAAAATTGTGCATGAAATTAATTCATATGTTGGCACCATTTTAAACGAATAG
- a CDS encoding toll/interleukin-1 receptor domain-containing protein, which produces MKYKYQIILLGSLGELSEKIISLFFEKVKELKLPINSFMIIYDKNFESNYSGNQPSFVFYFGAKNGDFKNIDLIDRLVKDGALILPIFYTKDLFSSEIPKILENQNGLLYDVTKDDKIINLALESFGKLRQTRKVFISYRRDESTSVAIQLYEALEKNNFDVFLDTHSIKQGEPFQEELWHRMADCDVIVLLNTPEFLTSRWCKEEIAEASAKKIGIIQLIWPNHKLDNTSEFCFPTQLEESDFEEGNFNDKNKSKLKQSFVDELVMKAESIRARNLASRQDSLITEFTNFAVMYGKKVNLQPERFITEELGKNKRRIFIPIIGIPQSIDCNQHAELKRELHEFDIESIYLIYDDVRIRAKWLNHLDWLNDYLEIKTLKKQNFNKWLQQN; this is translated from the coding sequence ATGAAATATAAATATCAAATTATTCTTCTAGGTTCACTTGGAGAGTTATCAGAAAAAATAATTAGCCTTTTTTTTGAAAAAGTAAAAGAATTAAAACTTCCTATTAATTCATTTATGATTATTTATGATAAAAATTTCGAGTCTAATTACTCGGGAAATCAACCTTCCTTTGTTTTTTATTTTGGTGCTAAAAATGGAGACTTTAAAAACATTGATTTAATTGATAGATTAGTAAAGGATGGTGCTTTAATACTTCCTATATTTTACACCAAAGATTTATTCAGCTCTGAAATTCCAAAAATTTTAGAAAATCAAAATGGATTGCTATATGATGTAACAAAAGACGATAAAATTATTAATTTAGCACTTGAGTCGTTCGGAAAATTAAGACAAACCCGAAAAGTTTTTATTAGTTATAGAAGGGATGAATCCACTTCTGTTGCAATTCAGTTATATGAAGCATTGGAAAAAAATAACTTTGATGTATTTTTAGACACACATTCTATAAAACAAGGAGAACCATTTCAAGAAGAACTTTGGCATCGTATGGCTGATTGTGATGTGATTGTTTTGCTAAATACACCAGAATTTTTAACCAGTAGATGGTGTAAAGAAGAAATTGCAGAAGCAAGTGCAAAGAAAATAGGCATAATTCAGCTTATATGGCCAAATCACAAACTTGACAATACTTCTGAATTCTGCTTCCCAACTCAATTAGAAGAATCTGATTTTGAAGAAGGGAATTTTAATGACAAGAATAAATCTAAGCTTAAGCAGAGTTTTGTTGATGAATTAGTAATGAAAGCTGAATCTATTAGAGCTAGAAATTTAGCGTCTAGACAAGATAGTTTGATTACTGAATTTACCAATTTTGCTGTAATGTATGGGAAAAAAGTAAATCTGCAACCTGAAAGATTTATTACAGAAGAATTAGGTAAAAACAAAAGAAGAATTTTTATACCGATTATAGGTATTCCACAATCTATTGACTGCAACCAACATGCTGAATTAAAAAGAGAACTTCATGAATTTGACATTGAGAGTATATATTTAATATATGATGATGTTCGGATTAGAGCAAAATGGTTAAATCATTTAGATTGGTTAAATGATTATTTAGAAATTAAAACATTAAAAAAGCAAAATTTTAACAAATGGCTGCAACAGAATTGA
- a CDS encoding TIR domain-containing protein — MPRKVFYSFHFDNDNWRAGQIRNIGSVEGDKPVNGNKWEEVKSKSDLSIQAWIDENLKDKSCLVVLIGEKTSERKWVNYEMNKAWELGKAVCGIYIHKLEDSNGKQCTKGKNPLASHIPVFESDYSSSSYVYDDIKNNIADLVEKAITVRNQYR, encoded by the coding sequence ATGCCTAGAAAAGTCTTTTATAGCTTCCATTTTGACAATGATAATTGGAGGGCTGGTCAAATTAGAAACATTGGTTCAGTTGAAGGCGATAAGCCTGTAAATGGGAATAAATGGGAAGAAGTAAAAAGCAAGAGTGATTTAAGCATTCAAGCATGGATAGATGAAAATCTTAAAGATAAATCCTGTTTAGTTGTTCTAATTGGAGAAAAAACTAGTGAACGTAAATGGGTAAACTATGAAATGAATAAAGCTTGGGAATTAGGTAAAGCGGTCTGTGGAATTTACATTCACAAGTTAGAAGATTCTAACGGAAAGCAATGTACGAAAGGAAAGAACCCATTAGCAAGTCATATTCCCGTTTTTGAATCAGATTATTCATCAAGTAGCTATGTATATGACGACATTAAAAATAACATAGCAGATTTAGTTGAAAAAGCAATAACAGTTAGAAATCAATATAGATAA
- a CDS encoding TIR domain-containing protein produces the protein MGKNIFVSYKYADILVSSLKKRELAYVNGGFITRDRLTRVRDYVDELQSILDDEDHINLGEKDGESLKDFSEGYIQSSLKDKIYRSSITIVMISKGMVEAYSAEKDQWIPWEVCYSLKEITRNDRTSRMNAVLGIVLPDENNSYEWYYTENSACNCTSHHTDKLFNILNRNMFNMKNPTESSCNGLVIYHGDFSFIKTVKWSDFKIDPNLYLNKAIEIRDKKDLYNIKKSID, from the coding sequence ATGGGGAAAAATATTTTTGTTTCTTATAAATATGCAGATATATTGGTTAGCTCTTTAAAAAAAAGAGAACTTGCTTACGTTAATGGAGGTTTCATTACTAGAGACAGGTTAACTAGAGTAAGAGATTATGTTGATGAACTTCAATCTATTTTAGATGATGAAGATCATATTAATTTAGGAGAAAAAGATGGTGAAAGTTTAAAAGATTTTTCGGAAGGATATATTCAATCAAGTTTAAAAGACAAAATATATAGGAGTTCAATAACGATCGTTATGATTTCTAAAGGCATGGTAGAAGCATATTCTGCTGAAAAAGATCAATGGATACCATGGGAGGTTTGCTATTCCCTTAAAGAAATTACTAGAAATGATAGGACGAGTCGTATGAATGCAGTTTTAGGAATTGTTCTGCCTGATGAAAATAATTCATATGAATGGTATTACACCGAAAATTCAGCATGTAATTGTACCTCACATCATACCGATAAACTTTTTAATATTTTAAACAGAAATATGTTTAATATGAAGAATCCGACTGAATCTTCATGCAATGGATTAGTAATTTATCATGGAGATTTCTCATTTATTAAAACAGTTAAGTGGAGTGATTTTAAAATCGACCCTAATCTATATTTAAATAAAGCTATTGAAATAAGAGATAAAAAAGATCTTTATAATATTAAGAAAAGTATTGATTAA
- a CDS encoding toll/interleukin-1 receptor domain-containing protein encodes MSFIFESKLIEFSKQKRNFSSLNESLNKFKNESKTSKTKVFLSHKHGETEALNGTITLLKQEGISIYVDWMDEGMPKFTCGLTAKRIKEKIKENDKFIILATEGAINSKWCNWELGLGDAAKYIDNIAILPVVKDQQSYNGSEYLEIYPFIEYEDGLNKRINGNYISKGYYVKYPAINNSHFIIELSEWLRR; translated from the coding sequence ATGAGTTTTATATTTGAATCAAAGCTAATTGAATTTAGTAAGCAGAAAAGGAATTTCTCTTCATTAAATGAGAGTTTAAATAAATTCAAGAATGAATCAAAGACATCTAAAACAAAAGTTTTTCTTTCACACAAACATGGAGAGACAGAAGCATTGAATGGAACAATTACTTTACTTAAGCAAGAAGGAATTTCTATTTACGTAGACTGGATGGATGAAGGTATGCCAAAATTTACATGTGGCCTTACTGCTAAAAGAATCAAAGAAAAAATTAAAGAAAATGACAAATTTATAATCTTAGCTACAGAAGGAGCAATTAATTCGAAGTGGTGTAATTGGGAACTTGGTTTAGGTGATGCTGCAAAGTATATTGATAATATAGCTATTCTTCCAGTTGTAAAAGATCAACAATCCTATAATGGCTCTGAATATTTAGAAATTTACCCCTTTATAGAGTATGAGGATGGTCTTAATAAGCGCATAAACGGTAACTATATATCTAAAGGTTATTATGTAAAATATCCGGCTATAAATAACAGTCATTTTATAATTGAACTATCTGAATGGTTAAGAAGGTAA
- a CDS encoding SIR2 family protein has translation MDLEKKEIKAFITDYVDKLRQGNATILIGAGLSKAAGFVDWKGLLKDLATELGLRIEDENDLISIAQFHKNAKQNRNKIDEKIVNEFTDKDIETENHHIIARLPFNTIWTTNYDDLIEDAHYKYDKKVDVKSEVNSLFINRDNRACILYKMHGDKDHPNKAVLLKEDYEKYYYTHEPFIALLNSELITKSFLFIGFSFTDPNINYVFGRLTHRYSDQSKDHYSIMKRCSINDYKEDHNKFQYETIKQQLFIEELKRYRVNTILIENYPDLTQILNEIERKYNSHSVFISGSAVEYGNFTVSEAQQFLHLLSKRIVERKLNVVNGFGLGVGSSIINGALDAVYANPIKYSEEQLIIKPFPQFETGNKKLEVLWEEYRQKMISRAGIILFVFGNNDEGNGIEDAVGLKREFTIAMEKGLIPIPIHYTGYMTKNIFDDLQKNFIELGLSEDLMKDIANLELNKNNFSESIDQIIEIINKILL, from the coding sequence ATGGATTTAGAAAAAAAGGAAATTAAAGCTTTTATTACTGATTATGTTGATAAACTGAGACAAGGTAATGCAACGATTTTAATTGGTGCGGGATTATCAAAAGCTGCTGGATTTGTTGACTGGAAAGGTTTACTCAAAGACTTAGCCACTGAATTAGGTTTGCGAATTGAAGATGAAAATGATTTAATTTCAATAGCACAATTTCATAAAAATGCAAAACAAAATAGAAATAAAATTGATGAGAAAATAGTCAATGAATTTACAGACAAAGATATAGAGACAGAAAATCATCACATCATAGCCAGGTTACCATTTAACACAATTTGGACAACCAATTATGATGATCTTATAGAAGATGCTCATTATAAATACGACAAAAAAGTAGATGTAAAAAGCGAAGTAAATAGTCTTTTTATTAATCGGGATAATCGTGCATGCATTTTATACAAAATGCATGGTGATAAAGATCATCCAAACAAAGCAGTTTTATTAAAAGAAGATTATGAAAAATATTACTATACTCATGAGCCTTTCATTGCCCTCTTAAACTCTGAACTAATCACCAAGTCATTTTTATTTATTGGATTTAGCTTTACAGATCCAAATATAAATTATGTTTTTGGAAGACTAACACATAGGTATAGTGATCAGAGTAAAGATCATTATTCTATTATGAAAAGATGTTCAATAAATGACTATAAAGAAGATCATAATAAATTTCAATATGAGACAATTAAGCAACAATTGTTTATTGAAGAGCTGAAAAGATATAGAGTAAATACAATATTAATCGAAAATTATCCTGACTTAACTCAAATTTTAAATGAAATTGAGAGAAAATATAACTCACACTCCGTTTTTATTTCTGGAAGTGCAGTTGAATATGGGAATTTCACAGTATCAGAAGCTCAACAATTTCTTCATTTATTATCAAAAAGAATTGTTGAAAGAAAATTAAATGTAGTAAATGGTTTTGGGTTAGGAGTTGGAAGTTCTATAATAAATGGGGCTTTAGATGCTGTTTATGCCAATCCAATAAAATATTCAGAGGAACAACTAATTATTAAACCCTTTCCTCAATTTGAAACCGGTAATAAAAAACTTGAAGTATTATGGGAAGAATACAGACAAAAAATGATTTCAAGAGCTGGGATTATTCTTTTTGTTTTTGGTAATAACGATGAAGGTAATGGAATTGAAGATGCTGTTGGACTTAAAAGAGAGTTTACTATTGCAATGGAAAAAGGATTAATACCAATTCCCATACATTATACGGGTTATATGACAAAAAATATATTTGATGACTTACAAAAAAACTTCATAGAGTTAGGTTTATCGGAAGATTTAATGAAAGATATAGCTAATTTGGAATTGAATAAAAATAATTTTTCTGAATCAATAGATCAAATAATAGAAATTATAAATAAAATACTTTTATAA
- a CDS encoding TIR domain-containing protein encodes MSKQKNIFISHYEKDDSHVQSLKKRLIRDGYDVRNFSVDSTKHKDGRRPSDAVIKRLLDIRIKAASTFICLLGPDTHTRKWVNYEIRKAYLEGKKIIGIYSHGNKDNVELPEAFKKYGSSTLGWNSIEKLGDIISGGNIPFENPDGSKSNNLHNSKRIKC; translated from the coding sequence ATGAGCAAGCAAAAAAATATTTTCATTAGTCATTATGAAAAAGATGATTCACATGTGCAGTCTTTAAAAAAAAGATTAATTAGAGATGGCTATGATGTCAGAAATTTTTCTGTTGATAGTACAAAACATAAAGACGGACGTAGACCATCAGATGCGGTAATTAAAAGATTACTTGATATAAGAATCAAAGCAGCAAGTACATTTATTTGTCTTTTAGGACCAGATACTCATACTAGAAAATGGGTTAATTATGAAATAAGAAAAGCTTATCTAGAAGGGAAAAAAATCATTGGTATTTACAGTCATGGTAATAAGGATAATGTAGAGTTACCTGAAGCATTTAAGAAATATGGAAGTTCTACTTTGGGATGGAACTCAATAGAAAAACTTGGTGATATTATTTCTGGTGGAAATATTCCATTTGAAAATCCTGATGGATCCAAATCAAATAATTTACATAATTCAAAACGAATAAAGTGTTAA
- a CDS encoding dCTP deaminase domain-containing protein encodes MSFLGPSELRKLLAFNKIITNDDNQNAYVKSRVKQAAYELSLGNQVYRTDNKDKKVEILSESNRNIDINPGQFTLLMTDEFVNIPNDKLAFISIKAKLKLKGLVNVSGFHVDPGFKGKLLFSVYNAGPSIITLETKKAYFLIWFANLDSAAEQDDLYSKDNNHHQGQKTIDTDYLDALKRNDMASPSAILLKIGEQKDFFESEITTLKNSLENDIKEKNRKVLNNEYLIKLLIGICIVIITKYLFDHSMANKAIQECIFENEKINKMQKQIDSINVKIIPLQKVDSLIDKKNINKNVKSKR; translated from the coding sequence ATGTCATTTTTAGGGCCATCAGAATTAAGAAAGCTTCTAGCATTCAATAAAATTATCACAAATGATGATAACCAAAACGCGTATGTCAAAAGTAGAGTAAAACAAGCTGCATACGAGCTTTCATTGGGTAATCAGGTATATCGTACTGATAATAAAGATAAAAAAGTAGAAATATTAAGTGAAAGTAATAGAAATATTGATATAAATCCTGGACAGTTTACCTTGTTGATGACAGATGAATTTGTTAATATTCCTAATGACAAACTAGCATTTATTTCAATTAAAGCTAAACTTAAGCTAAAGGGACTTGTAAATGTTTCGGGCTTTCACGTTGATCCTGGATTCAAAGGAAAATTATTATTTTCAGTTTATAATGCTGGGCCGTCTATAATTACATTAGAGACAAAAAAAGCATATTTTTTAATTTGGTTTGCAAATTTAGATAGTGCGGCAGAGCAAGATGATCTTTACAGCAAGGATAATAATCATCATCAAGGACAAAAAACGATTGATACAGATTATCTCGATGCACTTAAAAGAAATGATATGGCTTCTCCTTCAGCCATTTTACTGAAAATTGGAGAACAGAAAGATTTTTTTGAAAGTGAAATAACTACGTTAAAAAATTCATTAGAAAATGATATTAAAGAAAAGAACAGGAAAGTTTTAAATAATGAATATTTAATTAAATTGTTAATAGGAATATGTATAGTAATTATAACTAAATACCTGTTTGACCATAGTATGGCTAACAAAGCTATTCAGGAATGTATTTTTGAAAATGAAAAAATAAATAAAATGCAAAAACAAATAGATTCTATTAATGTAAAAATAATACCTTTGCAAAAGGTTGATAGTCTAATAGATAAAAAAAATATTAACAAGAATGTTAAAAGTAAAAGATAA
- a CDS encoding nucleotide pyrophosphohydrolase translates to MLKVKDNLTSNTSDWNANEQLPKQLMVRFEEIFNGKYYQVRVMLNGMQVGDIVDDNSFIDDGYRYHDVFHYTFATLLEWSPCSRSMLKRKRKSIEDIDRIEDGARAAITEEAISLMIFNNAVNNDYFYKRSNIDDSLLTIIKNMVEPFEVRTKSKSDWEKAILKSYELFRHLRKNKGGIINFNLENKNIIYKKLN, encoded by the coding sequence ATGTTAAAAGTAAAAGATAATCTTACTTCGAATACTTCAGATTGGAATGCTAATGAGCAATTACCAAAACAACTCATGGTACGATTTGAAGAGATTTTTAACGGTAAATATTATCAGGTAAGAGTAATGTTAAATGGGATGCAAGTTGGTGATATTGTTGATGATAATTCATTTATTGATGATGGTTATCGTTATCACGATGTTTTCCATTATACTTTTGCAACATTACTCGAATGGTCACCTTGCTCAAGGTCGATGCTTAAGAGAAAAAGAAAAAGTATTGAAGATATAGATCGGATTGAGGATGGTGCTCGAGCTGCAATTACAGAAGAGGCGATATCGTTAATGATTTTTAATAATGCCGTTAACAATGATTATTTCTATAAACGTAGCAATATAGATGATTCTCTATTAACTATTATAAAAAATATGGTTGAACCTTTTGAAGTTCGTACTAAAAGTAAAAGTGACTGGGAGAAAGCAATATTAAAGAGTTATGAGCTGTTTCGTCATTTGCGAAAGAATAAAGGAGGTATAATTAATTTCAATCTTGAAAATAAAAACATCATTTATAAAAAATTAAATTAA
- a CDS encoding nucleotide kinase domain-containing protein yields MEILVKKNKPKKSIVLDTYWKFACERQDIFFNKVVRNNEILTTDEILKKHKFTNAYRASDRVSQYLIKNVIYSNNDFDEEDILFRTLLFKIFNKIETWELLESEFGTLQIYNFDFVKFNRILQEAMNSNESIYSGAYIMASGKSIFGFNRKHENHLKLLKEKLLKEKLIDKIKSCISLEQLYKVLLELPTIGSFLAYQFAIDINYSELVNFSEMDFVVPGPGAKDGIRKCFTDLGDFNETDIIKYVTDIQEDEFIRLELNFKNLWGRRLQLIDCQNLFCETDKYSRVAHPEISGISNRKRIKQIYKPKTTEIRLFYPPKWNINHIVDLSLKTEG; encoded by the coding sequence ATGGAAATATTAGTAAAAAAGAATAAACCAAAAAAAAGTATAGTTTTAGATACATATTGGAAATTTGCATGTGAAAGACAAGATATTTTTTTTAATAAGGTAGTTAGAAATAATGAAATTTTAACAACAGATGAAATTTTAAAAAAACATAAGTTTACAAATGCATATAGAGCGTCTGATCGAGTTAGTCAATATTTAATCAAAAATGTTATCTATTCTAATAATGATTTCGATGAAGAAGATATTTTATTTAGAACATTATTGTTTAAAATTTTTAATAAAATAGAAACTTGGGAATTACTAGAATCTGAATTTGGAACTTTGCAAATATATAATTTTGATTTTGTAAAGTTTAATAGAATTCTTCAAGAAGCAATGAATTCAAATGAATCGATTTATTCGGGAGCTTATATTATGGCATCCGGCAAAAGTATTTTTGGTTTTAATAGAAAGCATGAAAATCATTTAAAATTATTAAAAGAAAAATTATTAAAAGAAAAGTTAATTGATAAAATTAAATCCTGCATTTCATTAGAACAACTTTATAAAGTGTTATTGGAATTACCAACAATTGGTTCATTTTTAGCTTATCAATTTGCAATTGATATTAATTATAGCGAATTAGTTAATTTTAGTGAAATGGATTTTGTAGTGCCAGGACCAGGAGCAAAGGATGGAATAAGGAAGTGTTTTACTGATTTAGGAGATTTTAATGAGACGGATATTATTAAATATGTTACTGACATCCAGGAAGATGAATTTATTAGATTAGAACTCAATTTTAAAAATTTATGGGGTAGAAGATTGCAGTTGATTGATTGTCAGAATTTATTTTGTGAAACAGATAAATATTCAAGAGTAGCACATCCAGAGATATCTGGAATTTCTAATAGAAAAAGAATAAAACAAATTTATAAACCTAAGACTACCGAAATAAGATTATTCTATCCTCCTAAATGGAATATTAATCATATAGTAGACCTGTCACTAAAAACTGAGGGGTAA
- a CDS encoding McrC family protein: MKTNLLTYWEHYDDVLKVEHQNSLLEEKYSYDFSKPRGAVSCFSIYKKDQNFHLSSSYCIGVDWLDEKNAIYIEPKLNTKNKGETAEIVEINYLEMLFASLPNIKSQKHLDELFEIRWDKKEIEIHQTKDLLTPLLVIQYLSLLKIIVKKGLKKKYYKVEHNLNSKVKGKVLVDQTIKQNILKNKQLYTYCRYDEFGENGLENRLLKKALVFIKRYLPAFKNMSSNDFTYELFTFITPAFENVSEEINLNDIKHTKSNAFYKEYSEATRLAKLILKRFGYNIANIGKETISTPPFWIDMSKLFEYYVLGLLKRQYPKNGEVKFQVNCHNSHEIDFLLNSGELKLVIDAKYKPKYKYKKGLDKEDFRQISGYARLKKVYDELKQNDYNKNIDCLVIYPDLEIQKNHLSNLVIDMRKINKYIGFYKIGVNLPIIR; this comes from the coding sequence TTGAAAACTAATCTATTAACATATTGGGAGCACTATGACGATGTTTTAAAAGTAGAGCATCAGAATTCTTTATTAGAAGAAAAATATAGTTATGATTTTTCCAAACCAAGAGGAGCAGTATCTTGTTTTTCTATTTATAAAAAAGATCAAAATTTCCATTTAAGCAGCTCTTATTGTATAGGAGTAGATTGGCTAGATGAAAAGAATGCAATCTATATTGAACCGAAATTAAATACTAAAAATAAAGGAGAAACGGCTGAAATAGTAGAGATTAATTATTTGGAAATGCTTTTCGCTTCACTACCAAATATCAAATCCCAAAAGCATTTAGATGAACTTTTTGAAATTAGATGGGATAAAAAGGAAATAGAAATTCACCAAACTAAAGATTTACTAACCCCTTTGTTAGTAATTCAGTATTTAAGTTTATTGAAAATAATCGTTAAAAAAGGCCTAAAAAAAAAATATTACAAAGTTGAACATAACTTAAACAGCAAAGTCAAAGGAAAGGTTTTAGTAGATCAAACAATTAAACAAAATATACTAAAAAATAAACAATTATATACTTATTGTAGGTATGATGAGTTTGGTGAAAACGGTCTAGAAAACAGATTACTAAAAAAAGCATTAGTGTTTATAAAACGTTATTTGCCTGCATTCAAAAATATGAGCTCCAACGATTTCACTTATGAACTATTCACCTTCATAACACCAGCATTTGAAAACGTATCAGAAGAAATTAATTTGAATGATATAAAACATACAAAATCAAATGCTTTTTATAAAGAATACAGTGAAGCTACTCGATTAGCAAAATTGATTCTCAAACGATTTGGATATAATATAGCCAACATTGGAAAGGAAACCATATCAACACCGCCTTTTTGGATAGATATGAGTAAACTATTTGAATATTATGTACTAGGATTATTAAAAAGACAGTATCCAAAGAATGGAGAGGTAAAATTTCAGGTGAACTGCCATAATTCCCATGAAATTGATTTTTTATTAAATTCAGGAGAATTAAAACTCGTGATTGATGCGAAATATAAACCTAAATACAAATACAAAAAAGGCCTTGATAAAGAAGACTTTCGCCAAATAAGCGGTTATGCTAGATTAAAAAAGGTTTACGATGAGCTTAAGCAAAACGACTACAATAAGAATATAGATTGCCTAGTCATTTATCCTGATTTAGAAATTCAAAAGAATCATTTGAGTAATTTAGTAATTGATATGAGGAAGATTAATAAATACATTGGATTTTATAAAATAGGTGTAAATCTTCCGATTATAAGATAA